cacactcgactagcTTTCTAACTTTGTCTTACATATTTTGCATTAGCTTCGATGAGAAGACCAGAACCTAAACCTGCACTTAAAAACAACTTGAGAATGAGGAtgaaaatcaaacaatttccattttgtaagaataattttttttttttcacaaaaattggcaaaatatagacaaaatttttatataaattcaaccaacaatttaaagtgtgtatatatatagcgAGATccattaaagtaaaaaatttaatttatataattgcaATCGTGCACATTTCTTGAAAGTAAAGtcttataaataatatatgctTTTAACTACTAGCAAATGTCATCGTCCATGGCGGCCTCCTCATCTTCGGGCTGCGACACACAGACTTCTGCGAAATCATCCTCCACGCTGTCCACGAAACTGGAAACCCTGCAAACAATCAGCAAAAAAGTAATTGAGTGGGGGAGGCAAGCAAATTAGTTGCATGTGGTATGTTTCACTTTTCAAAATCGCATTGTGGCAGCAGACCCTCGTCCTTAAAGTGATTGGCTCCGCCCCCGTTGAACCGAAGGAGGGTGCAAAGACGCAGCAACgcaagcagaagcagcaacattcCAGCGACATAGCTGAGCCACAGATTGTGGGGAAATATTAtgagtgccacgcccacggCGACATATATGGGCGCTGGTCGCCAACTGCCCAAGAGCATGGAGTAACGCCAGCAGTCGAGACAGCAGGAGCTACTATGGTAATTAttgctgcaaatgaaaaataaataaatcgcaTATCAAATTGATGGGCTTCTCGTTTCTGGTTGAGCAACTTACTCGCCGCATTGGAGCTGCAGAAAAATGGTTATCAGCCATTTAATCTCAATGAACAGCACCAGCAAAGCTGAAAAACTGGCCaagcattaaaattttatgatCCACCAAAATCGAGTGGGAAATGTATCATCCAGCTTACAGTATATAAAGTCCCGCCTGATAGCCATGCATGTAGACATCGACGCCCACTCCACAGATAACTGAAATGAGAAATGACCACAAATTGGCTGTTGGTTGCTCAAGGAATTCGAATAGCGGCAATTGGAGTCAGAGCTGGAGCTAGAGTGGTTATGGGGCACTCGTGTCCTTGAATAGCCGCATAAAACAATATGATTGTCTCTACTCCAA
This is a stretch of genomic DNA from Drosophila albomicans strain 15112-1751.03 chromosome 3, ASM965048v2, whole genome shotgun sequence. It encodes these proteins:
- the LOC117570098 gene encoding uncharacterized protein LOC117570098, with the protein product MSQPHQQHEQLQRRRRRCRQPAEPCECLRPVIRVFGLLTSFVICGVGVDVYMHGYQAGLYILFSALLVLFIEIKWLITIFLQLQCGDNNYHSSSCCLDCWRYSMLLGSWRPAPIYVAVGVALIIFPHNLWLSYVAGMLLLLLALLRLCTLLRFNGGGANHFKDEGLLPQCDFEKVSSFVDSVEDDFAEVCVSQPEDEEAAMDDDIC